Proteins from a genomic interval of Leptospiraceae bacterium:
- a CDS encoding Ig-like domain-containing protein — MKKQKQKIISLLVSMLIVVGGCSKTEKKYLPFSTSNGVETEAYGKGSATLIEIKVNPANAQIAKDSFAEFTAVGVYSNGTHQNITSEVTWGTKDTNISEPTGTKGRVNGKVAGSTEVVAKLSELDGKANLTVMPATIVSVQVNCPNSSLAVGTNASCTATAIFSDGTTQDVTSSATWTSGNGTIASVNGGTVTGVGTGNSNITATITIGGQTVISPPNPIQVTPAVLVSIQITGNLNPHLGTVSPLTATGIYSDGSHRDITAQVSWSTGNPSIATQSNNPGTNGYLTPISQGSTYVSANLGGISGSADLTVLAPNLVSVAISSNVTVINGLTYQYTATATYSDGSTQNVTKEAVWNSSNNGVATVTTSLDNGGSLQTVSPGSTTVSATFGGITSNNSNVTVTPATLVSISITCQESLSLVKGLTKTCTATGTYTDGTTADITSSVIWNSSNTGVATISNAEGNAGTATGIGAGNTNITATLNGVTSSVVVLTVTNPTLVSIAITPSSNPSVVKGLTIPFTAIGTYNNGTTVNLTSEVTWNSSNGGVATISNASGSGGVATGTGVGTTNITANFNGVTSNSVSLNGTAATLVSIAITPSSNPLVVKGLTVPFTATGTYTDGSTVDLTSVVTWSSSNTGVATISNASGDKGTATGTGVGTTNIVASLNGTNSNIVTLNGTAATLVSIAVTPNASPSVVVGLTIPFTATGTYTDGSTVNITSSVTWNSSNTTAATISNATDTKGQTTGAGAGSSNITASLGGVTSPAINLTVNAVTLSSISISPIAPSNLVVGGTPQAFVAMGTYNNGQVVDITSSVTWNTTNPTKISISNVADNTKGKATGIASGSSNISASLNGKTSNIVLLSCVDATLLSIVITPNSSPSVVAGLTTPFTAMGTYNNGQTVNITSSVTWSSSDTTKATIDNTATANKGVVTGIAAGSSNISATLNGVTSNIVGLTVNAPTLLSIQIDPPVRSVAKGFTQQFTATGTYNAGGPVNLTNDPNITWTTSDLANTPVTNTVGTKGLVTTGQYSAGTVYVSVSFSGFSGIVTPATLTVTAATLSSIVVTPGNPSIAKGTAQQFIATGIYSDGTTQILTNDPTISWTTTDSNTSISNGVTKGLATTTTSSASTVTVSVTKTGFSGTITPAVLNVTPAVLTKIDITPVTSSIAKGHSKQFVATGTYSDATTQVLTTSASLTWTSSDATNSPISNTLATKGILTTNTNSAASVTVSATYSGFGGTVNPATLTVTAATVASIAVTPSTASIAKNLTQQFIATATMSDGTTQNLTTNASITWTSSNGSSVSVSNATLTKGLATGVDMGTSSVSVTYSPVGGFTGTITPATLAVTTSTTNDITIGACDVSIPTGIDSSGAPTGNFSGTTYNTATNAAGFISQAVDYTTTTQNCAAQGTVILGKILGTNPITASTQNSANTTNFTGGCSITYNLSITTSAARKATELSNALLQSVGLNAVNGSVVVTSLPQYQATETASTSFRAIVQVTYKVGEGGQVVGIGLSNSTDYAANQALLESFLGGTNINCSKTTYLAKTETKTGKADPKVDFVWVVDNSSSMSQEQEEVASATSTFFNKLSLKRIDYRLGVITTGGDGGSSECSNPNSTSGRGESLKGGSWIPKSDTAATTFATRSVVGTSGCGTESGIFYASRSLGGAGGTATVTPRSGYSDWDSDYKLVYIMVSDESDQYRCYSPTAYPLTVNTADDNNVPPCNSSNTAFNYTTSKFKEKNAKVYSIIGLNAQTGLAGKCSTANVAAGSSNNAWTGYYDLSVASGGTVASICSSQYDDIMDTIVNSVAGDSGYVLSKTPQSSSISVKVNGVVVPQSATNGWQYISASNSIVFSGSAWPASGANIEITYKYTSDQGAFLISESGSRLMAFISRTSESNTTRAAAAGIALLIGLILAGRIWLKRK, encoded by the coding sequence ATGAAAAAACAAAAGCAAAAAATAATATCACTACTAGTATCCATGCTGATAGTAGTCGGTGGTTGTTCAAAAACGGAGAAAAAATACCTTCCTTTTTCAACTTCCAACGGAGTCGAAACAGAAGCGTATGGTAAAGGAAGTGCAACTTTAATTGAAATTAAAGTTAATCCTGCTAATGCACAAATAGCCAAAGACTCCTTTGCAGAGTTTACTGCTGTTGGTGTCTATTCAAATGGAACTCACCAGAATATTACTTCTGAAGTAACTTGGGGGACTAAAGACACAAATATTTCCGAACCAACCGGTACGAAGGGTCGTGTGAATGGAAAAGTTGCAGGGTCAACCGAAGTTGTGGCAAAGTTATCCGAGCTGGATGGAAAAGCCAATCTCACCGTTATGCCGGCGACTATCGTTTCCGTTCAGGTGAATTGTCCAAATTCTAGTTTAGCTGTTGGTACAAATGCTAGTTGTACAGCAACTGCCATCTTCTCTGATGGAACAACCCAAGATGTAACATCGTCTGCTACTTGGACTTCTGGGAATGGTACAATCGCGAGTGTAAATGGCGGAACTGTTACAGGAGTTGGAACTGGAAATTCAAATATCACAGCCACAATTACAATAGGCGGGCAAACCGTTATTAGTCCACCAAATCCTATACAAGTAACTCCAGCAGTTTTAGTATCTATTCAAATCACAGGAAATTTAAACCCACATTTAGGGACTGTTTCTCCACTTACTGCTACAGGAATTTATTCGGACGGAAGTCATAGAGATATAACAGCGCAAGTAAGTTGGTCTACTGGAAATCCAAGCATAGCAACCCAAAGCAACAATCCAGGAACAAATGGATATTTAACTCCTATTTCACAAGGTTCAACCTATGTAAGTGCAAATCTGGGCGGAATCAGTGGAAGTGCTGATCTTACTGTTCTTGCACCCAATTTAGTATCCGTTGCTATTTCTTCTAACGTCACTGTAATCAATGGGTTAACTTATCAATATACTGCTACAGCTACTTATTCAGATGGTTCTACACAAAACGTAACCAAAGAAGCAGTTTGGAACTCTTCTAATAATGGAGTGGCAACCGTTACAACTAGTTTAGACAATGGTGGGTCTTTACAAACTGTAAGTCCTGGTTCAACAACCGTATCCGCTACTTTTGGCGGGATAACCAGCAATAATTCAAACGTAACAGTAACACCTGCAACTTTAGTTTCTATTTCTATTACTTGTCAAGAATCCTTATCTTTAGTAAAAGGATTAACTAAAACTTGCACAGCTACAGGAACCTATACCGACGGAACTACTGCGGATATCACTTCTTCCGTTATTTGGAATTCTTCCAACACGGGAGTTGCTACAATTAGTAATGCAGAAGGAAATGCTGGAACAGCGACTGGTATTGGAGCGGGTAACACCAACATAACCGCAACTTTAAATGGAGTAACTAGTTCCGTTGTTGTATTAACTGTTACAAATCCAACGTTAGTATCTATAGCAATTACACCTAGCAGTAATCCATCGGTAGTAAAAGGATTAACCATTCCATTTACTGCAATCGGAACATACAATAATGGAACCACAGTAAACTTAACATCTGAGGTGACTTGGAATTCTTCCAATGGTGGTGTCGCAACTATTAGCAATGCCTCTGGAAGCGGAGGAGTTGCAACAGGAACCGGTGTAGGAACTACAAATATCACAGCCAATTTTAATGGTGTTACCAGTAATTCTGTATCCTTAAATGGAACAGCGGCAACGTTAGTATCTATAGCAATTACACCAAGCAGTAATCCATTGGTAGTAAAAGGATTAACCGTACCATTCACGGCAACAGGAACTTACACGGATGGTTCTACAGTAGACTTAACTTCCGTTGTAACTTGGAGTTCTTCTAATACCGGAGTTGCAACTATTAGCAATGCTTCTGGTGATAAAGGAACGGCAACAGGAACTGGTGTAGGAACTACAAACATAGTAGCAAGTTTGAATGGAACAAATAGCAATATAGTAACTTTAAATGGAACAGCAGCAACGTTAGTTTCTATTGCAGTAACTCCAAATGCTAGCCCATCGGTTGTAGTTGGATTAACTATTCCATTTACAGCAACTGGAACTTATACTGATGGCTCAACTGTTAACATAACTTCAAGTGTAACTTGGAATTCTTCTAACACAACTGCGGCTACTATTAGTAATGCGACCGACACAAAAGGACAAACAACTGGCGCGGGAGCAGGCTCTAGCAATATCACAGCAAGTCTCGGCGGGGTAACAAGTCCTGCAATTAACTTAACTGTAAATGCAGTTACTTTATCTAGCATTTCTATTTCTCCTATCGCTCCATCCAATTTAGTTGTTGGCGGAACACCACAAGCATTTGTCGCAATGGGAACTTATAACAATGGTCAAGTAGTAGACATTACATCTTCTGTTACTTGGAACACCACAAATCCAACCAAAATTTCTATCAGCAACGTGGCCGACAATACAAAGGGAAAAGCTACTGGTATTGCTTCTGGTTCTTCTAATATTTCAGCAAGTCTAAATGGGAAAACTAGTAACATAGTGCTTTTAAGCTGTGTAGATGCTACTCTCTTATCGATTGTAATTACTCCTAATAGCAGTCCTTCTGTTGTAGCTGGATTAACAACTCCGTTTACAGCAATGGGAACTTATAACAATGGACAAACAGTAAATATCACCTCATCCGTTACTTGGAGTTCAAGTGATACTACAAAGGCAACTATTGATAATACTGCTACAGCAAATAAAGGCGTTGTAACTGGTATAGCGGCCGGATCTTCAAATATTTCTGCAACTTTAAATGGAGTGACAAGTAACATAGTGGGGCTAACAGTAAATGCCCCTACTCTACTTTCTATCCAAATCGATCCTCCTGTTAGATCAGTAGCGAAAGGTTTTACACAACAATTCACAGCCACAGGAACTTATAATGCTGGTGGTCCTGTGAATTTAACCAACGATCCAAATATCACATGGACAACTTCTGATTTAGCAAACACTCCTGTTACTAATACAGTAGGAACAAAAGGACTTGTTACAACTGGTCAATACAGTGCAGGAACTGTATATGTTTCTGTAAGTTTTTCTGGATTCAGCGGAATTGTAACTCCTGCCACTTTAACTGTTACAGCTGCGACTCTTTCCTCGATTGTTGTAACTCCTGGGAATCCTTCTATCGCAAAAGGAACAGCACAACAGTTTATAGCGACAGGAATTTATTCGGATGGAACCACACAAATCCTTACAAACGATCCGACTATTTCTTGGACTACAACTGATTCTAACACTTCTATCAGCAATGGAGTTACTAAAGGACTTGCGACCACAACTACAAGCAGTGCTTCGACAGTAACTGTATCTGTAACAAAAACAGGATTTAGTGGAACAATTACTCCTGCAGTATTAAATGTGACACCGGCAGTATTAACAAAAATTGATATTACTCCTGTGACTTCTTCGATTGCGAAAGGTCATAGTAAACAATTTGTGGCAACTGGAACGTATTCGGATGCTACAACACAAGTCCTAACAACGAGTGCGAGTCTGACTTGGACATCGTCTGATGCGACAAACTCTCCTATTAGCAACACTCTTGCGACAAAAGGGATTTTGACCACGAACACAAACAGTGCGGCAAGTGTAACAGTATCCGCTACTTATTCTGGATTCGGTGGAACAGTTAATCCAGCAACGTTAACCGTAACAGCGGCGACTGTGGCTAGTATTGCAGTAACCCCAAGCACAGCTTCTATAGCTAAGAATTTAACCCAACAGTTTATAGCTACAGCAACTATGTCTGACGGAACAACTCAGAACTTGACAACTAACGCTAGTATCACTTGGACATCCAGCAATGGATCTTCTGTGAGTGTCAGCAATGCAACCTTAACAAAAGGTTTAGCAACTGGTGTGGACATGGGAACTTCTAGTGTTTCTGTTACTTACTCTCCAGTGGGTGGATTTACGGGAACAATTACTCCAGCAACTCTCGCAGTTACAACAAGCACAACCAACGATATTACCATTGGGGCTTGTGATGTTTCTATTCCTACAGGAATTGATTCATCGGGTGCTCCAACAGGTAACTTCTCTGGAACAACTTATAATACAGCGACTAACGCAGCAGGTTTTATCAGCCAAGCTGTAGATTATACAACGACAACTCAGAATTGTGCGGCTCAGGGAACTGTGATACTTGGAAAGATTTTGGGAACAAACCCGATTACGGCTTCTACTCAGAACTCGGCTAACACAACCAATTTTACAGGTGGTTGTTCGATTACCTACAACCTTTCAATCACTACAAGTGCTGCTCGAAAAGCTACAGAGTTATCAAACGCACTTTTACAAAGTGTGGGCTTAAATGCAGTGAACGGAAGTGTGGTTGTTACAAGTCTTCCTCAATACCAAGCAACTGAGACTGCATCGACTAGTTTCCGTGCCATTGTTCAGGTAACTTACAAGGTAGGAGAAGGTGGACAAGTAGTGGGAATTGGTTTAAGTAATTCTACCGATTATGCTGCAAACCAAGCTCTCTTGGAAAGTTTCTTAGGTGGAACCAACATCAACTGTAGCAAAACAACTTATTTAGCTAAGACTGAAACAAAAACTGGTAAAGCAGATCCAAAAGTGGACTTTGTTTGGGTGGTGGATAATTCTTCTTCCATGAGCCAAGAACAAGAAGAAGTAGCGAGTGCAACCTCTACCTTCTTTAATAAATTGAGTTTAAAACGAATCGACTATCGACTCGGAGTAATCACTACTGGTGGGGACGGAGGTTCTTCTGAATGTTCAAACCCAAATTCTACAAGTGGTAGAGGTGAAAGTCTAAAAGGTGGAAGCTGGATTCCAAAATCTGATACTGCCGCAACAACGTTTGCAACTAGATCAGTTGTCGGAACTTCTGGATGTGGAACAGAGTCAGGTATATTCTATGCAAGCCGATCTTTAGGTGGAGCAGGTGGAACAGCAACTGTAACTCCAAGATCTGGATATTCTGATTGGGATTCTGATTATAAGTTAGTTTACATTATGGTGAGCGACGAATCGGATCAATACAGATGTTATTCGCCAACTGCTTATCCTCTGACTGTAAACACGGCTGATGATAATAATGTTCCTCCTTGTAATTCTTCCAATACTGCCTTTAACTATACAACAAGTAAGTTTAAAGAAAAGAATGCGAAGGTTTACTCTATCATAGGATTGAATGCACAAACAGGATTAGCTGGAAAATGTTCAACTGCAAATGTTGCAGCGGGAAGTTCTAACAACGCATGGACAGGATACTATGACTTATCTGTTGCCTCTGGTGGAACTGTTGCGAGTATTTGTAGTTCTCAGTACGATGACATTATGGATACTATCGTAAATTCCGTTGCGGGTGATAGTGGTTATGTGCTGAGCAAAACTCCTCAGTCCAGCTCTATATCTGTGAAAGTAAATGGGGTAGTTGTTCCACAAAGTGCAACTAATGGATGGCAATATATTTCTGCCTCTAACTCCATCGTGTTCTCAGGATCAGCTTGGCCTGCAAGTGGGGCAAACATTGAGATTACCTATAAATACACTTCTGATCAAGGAGCATTCTTAATCAGTGAGTCAGGTAGTAGGCTAATGGCGTTTATCTCCAGAACTTCGGAGAGTAATACGACTAGAGCAGCTGCTGCTGGTATTGCCCTTCTGATTGGTTTAATCTTAGCTGGAAGAATATGGCTTAAACGTAAGTAA
- a CDS encoding PilZ domain-containing protein, which produces MNNQFPERRQSERVQTQIQGKINNESCVISNLSRGGLMLLSMFSGKMGQEVDIQYTFQQKFFKKKGVIKEINSFQRLRKSSDKKSVLFGISISFIEENVK; this is translated from the coding sequence ATGAATAACCAATTTCCAGAAAGAAGACAAAGTGAACGAGTTCAAACCCAAATTCAAGGGAAAATAAACAATGAATCCTGTGTAATTAGTAATTTAAGTAGAGGTGGCTTAATGTTATTGAGTATGTTTTCCGGAAAAATGGGACAGGAGGTAGACATTCAATATACATTTCAACAGAAATTCTTTAAAAAAAAAGGAGTAATTAAAGAAATCAATTCTTTCCAACGACTTCGAAAATCTTCCGACAAAAAAAGTGTATTGTTTGGAATTAGTATTTCCTTTATTGAGGAAAATGTAAAATAA
- a CDS encoding PrsW family intramembrane metalloprotease, which produces MPFFEPIQYLYFVFSAIILFAYLKNYNTALLYSTNKENYVYIVCFAILAVGYTIGLQLVLQLIGLQENLFNIAFFYSAFVEEFVKCCVLLFVLWINKITDSLYDGIFYGILLGGIFGFIENILYLNSLSFWTMMLRTITSSPLHLLNGGIIGYFSMKFLFTKQSYKYKYLVQGFFICFISHAVYNSAGYLGGMYLVVLPLILVSNFIIVEILSALARSTLPKYTLDLIDLSIFEYKLIRRYTKYELWLYNEQKTEKSFINLFKSVKLRKKILSSIVLSISVGFIIFYIFFPDVQKLFFTEILLQEYISIFIVYPLIISVTIFFAGLLNPEFFHRQVLQVPLISFLDISNDDYSETAVIFYLTLYGFYVSLINPEKFEGKLELNFTIAQKEFNKIKGHVIWINEYKGEIGSARSHFSVSGAFILFDGYPMKLILYWNWVRWSTRFINLLKSLTGKL; this is translated from the coding sequence ATGCCATTCTTTGAGCCAATTCAGTATTTATACTTTGTATTTAGCGCAATCATTCTATTTGCGTATTTAAAAAACTATAACACAGCATTATTATATTCCACAAATAAGGAAAACTATGTTTATATAGTTTGTTTTGCTATATTAGCTGTTGGGTATACGATTGGACTTCAACTTGTATTGCAATTGATAGGACTACAAGAAAATCTATTTAATATTGCTTTTTTTTATTCTGCCTTTGTAGAAGAGTTTGTAAAATGTTGTGTTCTACTATTTGTTTTATGGATTAATAAAATTACAGATAGTTTGTATGATGGGATTTTTTATGGAATCCTTTTAGGTGGAATCTTTGGGTTTATAGAAAATATACTCTATCTGAATTCATTATCTTTTTGGACTATGATGCTTAGGACTATTACGTCCTCTCCTTTGCATTTACTCAATGGAGGTATCATCGGATATTTCAGTATGAAATTTCTTTTCACCAAACAATCCTATAAATATAAATATTTAGTCCAAGGATTTTTCATATGCTTTATATCGCATGCCGTTTATAATTCTGCAGGATATTTGGGCGGGATGTATTTGGTGGTTTTGCCTCTCATTTTAGTAAGTAATTTTATAATTGTAGAGATTTTAAGTGCACTGGCAAGAAGTACGCTTCCAAAGTATACTTTAGATTTAATTGATCTTTCCATCTTTGAATACAAACTCATTCGAAGATATACAAAATATGAACTTTGGCTCTACAATGAGCAGAAGACCGAAAAAAGTTTTATCAATTTATTTAAATCTGTCAAACTAAGAAAAAAAATCCTAAGCTCAATCGTTTTATCAATCAGCGTTGGATTCATAATTTTTTATATTTTTTTCCCTGATGTTCAGAAATTATTTTTTACAGAAATTTTATTACAGGAATACATTAGCATTTTCATTGTGTATCCTCTGATTATTTCAGTTACAATCTTTTTTGCCGGTTTATTGAATCCTGAATTTTTTCATAGGCAGGTACTTCAAGTTCCTCTTATTTCTTTTTTAGATATAAGTAATGATGATTATTCTGAGACAGCAGTAATTTTTTATCTTACTTTGTATGGATTTTATGTATCTCTGATTAACCCAGAAAAATTTGAAGGGAAGTTAGAACTAAACTTTACCATTGCTCAAAAAGAATTTAATAAAATTAAGGGACATGTAATTTGGATCAATGAATATAAAGGTGAAATTGGAAGTGCAAGATCTCATTTTTCAGTATCCGGCGCATTTATTTTATTTGATGGGTATCCTATGAAATTAATTCTATACTGGAACTGGGTAAGGTGGTCTACTAGATTTATCAATTTATTAAAATCACTAACTGGAAAATTATAG
- a CDS encoding DUF3365 domain-containing protein, which produces MKYKLIFTIVLISSFVFCKEDSESRKKEFLKHGTSITLQAKSEIGKHLLNNIQSKGTIGALEFCNLNATPITYELTKKLNAKLKRVTDKPRNPENEVNQEEKIILEKFKTQLANNENLTPITIEKGTNQVGYFPIQTNKVCLQCHGVQDITPEVHSKLAALYPNDKAIGYGENQIRGMWVIEIEKENK; this is translated from the coding sequence ATGAAATATAAATTAATTTTCACAATCGTTCTGATTTCAAGTTTTGTTTTTTGCAAAGAAGATTCCGAATCTAGAAAAAAGGAATTTTTAAAACATGGTACGAGTATTACCCTACAAGCAAAATCAGAAATAGGAAAACACTTACTAAATAATATCCAATCCAAAGGAACTATAGGTGCTCTTGAATTTTGTAATTTGAATGCGACTCCAATTACATATGAATTAACTAAAAAATTAAACGCCAAACTCAAACGAGTTACGGATAAACCGCGTAATCCGGAAAACGAAGTTAATCAGGAAGAAAAAATTATCCTCGAAAAATTTAAAACCCAATTAGCAAATAACGAAAATTTAACTCCAATAACAATAGAAAAGGGAACCAATCAAGTTGGATATTTTCCCATTCAAACAAACAAGGTTTGTCTACAATGCCATGGCGTTCAAGATATAACTCCCGAAGTCCATTCCAAATTAGCTGCACTTTATCCAAATGATAAAGCTATCGGCTATGGTGAAAATCAAATTCGCGGAATGTGGGTTATAGAAATAGAAAAGGAAAATAAATGA
- a CDS encoding methyltransferase domain-containing protein, whose product MKLFILLQLILISSFSITCHGAKHNHANHHMNKTSFDELTKSFESKERDKWQKPDEVIQFIDKKVFGKSKTGIAGKKIGDLGSGTGYFTLRFLDAGASAIALDIDDRFLNYINTRTKDHKKKTLLELRKINEGELGLKEGEVDLVFTVNTYHHFENRISFLSMIKKSIKKDGALVIIDFKEGDLPIHAPPESMKIKTSMILDELDKAGFQSTLNRDLLEFQNIFVAVPK is encoded by the coding sequence ATGAAACTATTTATATTGTTACAGTTAATATTGATTAGCTCCTTCAGCATAACCTGTCATGGGGCAAAACACAATCATGCGAACCATCACATGAATAAAACATCCTTCGATGAACTCACCAAAAGTTTTGAGAGTAAAGAGCGCGATAAATGGCAGAAACCGGATGAAGTGATTCAGTTTATTGATAAAAAAGTGTTTGGAAAATCAAAAACAGGAATTGCCGGAAAGAAGATAGGCGACTTAGGATCTGGAACGGGATATTTTACATTGCGTTTTTTGGATGCGGGAGCAAGTGCGATCGCATTGGACATCGATGATCGATTTTTGAATTATATCAATACACGAACAAAGGACCATAAAAAGAAAACCCTGTTAGAGCTAAGAAAAATCAACGAAGGCGAATTGGGACTAAAAGAAGGAGAAGTAGATTTGGTATTTACAGTCAATACCTATCACCATTTTGAAAATCGAATTTCCTTTTTGTCCATGATAAAAAAATCCATAAAAAAAGACGGGGCACTTGTAATAATTGACTTCAAAGAAGGCGACCTACCAATTCACGCCCCTCCAGAATCAATGAAAATTAAAACTTCGATGATTCTAGATGAGTTAGATAAAGCCGGATTTCAAAGTACCCTCAATCGTGATTTATTGGAATTTCAGAATATATTTGTAGCAGTTCCTAAGTAA